GACGGGGCAGACGGCGCTGATCTCCGTCCTGGATAAGCTCGAGGGGCACTGCATATTTACAAAAACGCCGCCGACGCTGCTGCAATACGCGGCCTACCCGGGAATGCGCTTTCCCATATATGCCGGAGCGACCGGAAAAATTTTGCTGGCCTTCGCGCCCGACGATATCAGGGAGAAGGTCATCAATGACAACAAGGTCCAGGTCGCGCCGAATACGATCATCGACGAACAGCGCCTGCGGGAAGAGGTCGCGAAGATACGCCGCGACGGCTACGCCTTCAGTACGAAGGAGCTCCAGAATCAGACGTCGGGAGTCAGCGTCCCCATCCTGACGGCTAACGGCGAGTTGATAGCGCAGTTCGGCATAGCGGGCCCGGCGGCTGATTTTGAAAACAAATTCGAATCGATGCTGGAAGAGGTACAAAAGGCGGCTAAGGCATTCAGCGACGCTCTGAACGCGAGAACGGCCTAAGGGCCGCGCGGCGTTGCAATATATATATGTATGAAGGGAGAAATCACAATGAAACATTCAGGCAAACTTATGGCGGCCCTTGCCGCGGCGGGGCTGATGGTACTTTTCGGAGCGGGGGCGGCGCTCTGTGCGGAACAGACGCGCGACTCGATCTCCGTTACCGGGTACGCGTCGCAGGAGTCCGAGCCGGACATGGCGGTCGTTTCGCTCTCGCTGACGGAATACGGCAAAACTGCCGCGGATACGCGCGCGGCGCTTGCGTCAAGGATAGACAAACTCAATAAATACATCGCGTCGCTGCGCATCGCCGCGAAAGACGTCAAAACGTCCGGCTACGAGCTTGCGCCGAATTACGAGATGGTACGCGAGAAACGCGTGCAGAAGGGCTATGCCGCCTCCGCCGTGTTCACGGTGACGGTGCGGAATATGGCGGGCCTTGGCGCTGTTATTGACGGCAGCGCCGAAAAATGTTCCGCTATGATAAACGACGTATCATTCGGCCTTCAGAACAGGGAAGAGATCGAGCGCGGCCTGCTCGCGGCCGCCGTTGAGGACGCAAAAGGGCGCGCCGCGGCCGTCGCCTCCGCTGGCGGGCGCAGGCTCGGCGCGCTGATCAGCGCGAGTATCGGCTCCGCCGGCGCGGCGCCGCAGCCGCGCATGATGAAGGGGTTTGCGGGCGACGCGATGAACGCTGCCGCGGCGCCCGCGACGCAGCTTTCCCCCGGCGTGATAAAAGTCGCCGTCTCGATGTCGCTCGTATTCGAGCTGGCGAACCGCTGATAAGCGCGCTCCGCCATGCGCTTTCCGTATCCCGCCGCTAACGCCGCTCTCGACAGTCAGGCGGATGGCTATTCCTCACGGATTCAGCCGGATCCGCTGCCGGGTAGTGTCCGCTTAGCAGCGGTGTTCACAGCGGCCCGAAAACTTTAACGAAAAATTATCCAAACGACAAGTCGGCGCGGCGGGAATCAAATCTCCGCCGCGCCGATCGTTATACGTTTATATTATTTTTTCCTGCGAAGCGCGAGCGAGCCAATGCCGGCGCTGGTTTTGACGATCACCGCTGGGGCGGTCACAGTGCCTTTGACGCCGTCCATGTCATATCGTCCGCCGTATACTCAAGTTTTACCGCCAGGCGGGGCAAATGTACAATTAGCTCCGCGGCAGATAATATCACACAGGAAAGGAGTATGTGATATTTTTTCTGTTTATTGACAATAAAAACGAAAATACACAAGGCGGACATGCGGCGTATGCTTGATTGCAAAGGTTATTTTTTCGCCGCCTCAAACTCGGCCTTGATCTTCTTTCTCAGCTCTTCGTCCGTAAATACTTTGAGGCAGATGTCGGCGATGATGCGTGCTCCCCGGACCAGCGCTTCGTGCCCCTCTTCCGATGTCGTCGCCGCGGCGAATTCCCGCGTGTGGAGGTCGAGGTTCCGCGTCGTGATCGCGAACTCGGGCTGGATCGCGGGACAGCGGTAGGAGACGTTGCCGACGTCGGTGGAGCCGGTCGCCGGATGTCCGTTGGTGCAGATGACGCCGTATTCGGCCATTGTCTCTTCGGCGAGTTTTTCCGCCGTGAGGTTCGGCAGCATCGGCGCGAAGCTGCCCTCAAAGTTTTCCCAACTGACCTCGGTGCGCGTCGCTGTCGCCGCGCCGCGCGCGCATTCCAGCACGGCGGCGGTCAGCTCCCTCTGGATGTCCTGTCTCGGCGCGCGCGCTTCCACGCGGCAGACGGCGCGGTCGGGGATGATGTTCACCGCGCCCTTGACCTCCGTGATATAGGCGGCGAGTCGGCAGTAGTCGTGCATGTGGATGCGCAGCATGTTCAGCGCGTCGATGAAGAGCAGCATCCCGCTCTGCGCGCTCCTGCCGCGCCACGGGGAGGCGGCGGAGTGCGAGGTCTGCCCCGTGAAGGCGAAGTCGAAGCCGTCGATGCCGAGCGAACGATAGTCGGCGAAGCTCTCGCCCGCGAAGGAGTGGAACATGACTGCGAAGTCGACGTCGTCAAAAACTCCCTCGCCGGCCATACGTATCTTCGCGCCGTCCGTCTCCTCCGCCGGCGTGCCGATGACGCGCAGTTCGCCGGCGACGTCTCCCATCGCCTCACCGACGGCCATACCAGCGTAGAGCGCCATCGTGCCGTGCAGGTTGTGGCCGCAGGCGTGACCGATCTCCGGCAGCGCGTCATACTCGACCATCACCGCGACGACGGGTTTATCCGCGCCGTTCTTCTTTTTCGCCATGAACGCGGTCGGCAGGCCAAGGTATGGGTACTCCACCTCGAAACCGGCGGCGCGGAGCTTTTCCGTCATCAGGCGGCTCGTTTCGTACTCCGCTTCCGACAGTTCAGGGTGTGCCGCGAGGTAGTCGCTGAAGGCGGCCATCTCGCCGGCTCTCTCTGTTATATGACTCTGTGCCTTACCGAATATTTCTTTAGACATTATCATCATCTCTCTCATGGACATTTTTCTACATTTTATCACCAGAGAAACTTATATCCTAAAATATTCGGGGACGGCTGAAGGTCGAAGAGATCGACATGGCGGGGCACCACGGCAGCCACCCGCGCCAGGGCTCCGTCGACGTAGTCCCCTTCGTTCCCGTGCGCAGCGTGGAAAAAGACGAGGCTCTCAACATCGCCCGGCGCTATGGAAAATTCCTCGGCGGGCTCGGCGTCCCAGTCTATTACTACGAGGATGCCGCCACTAAACCGTCGCGCCAGAACCTTGTCGATATACGCAAGGGGCAATACGAGGCTCTGCCGGAAAAGATGCGGGATGAAGAGTGGCGTCAGGACGAAGGGCCGTTTGCCTTTATTCCAAAATCCGGGGTGACCGTCACCGGCGTCCGCTTCCCGCTTGTCGCGTATAACGTGAACCTGCGCACGGACGACCTCGAAATAGCCAAAGCGATCGCGAAGCGCATGCGGTTTTCGACCGGCGGCCTGCGCTTCTGCCGCGCGATAGGGCTTGCGTTGGAAGACAGAGGGCTGGTGCAGGTCTCGATGAACCTGACCAACTTTGAAAAGACTCCCATCCCCGTAGTATATGACCTCGTCAAGTCGCTCGCCGACAGCTACGGCGTCGGAATCGCCGACGCGGAGTTTGTCGGGCCGCTGCCGTTGGCGGCGCTGGAAGAGGTCATACGCCATTCCCTGAGAGTCCGTCATTTCGATATGAACCAGATAATAGAGACACACCTGCTCGGTTGAGAAAATATAGGGGAATTTTGACTGATAATTGACGGGAAAGTGCTTAAATAGCGGCCGGACGGTTAAATATTTCTGCGAAATAGTATAAAATATACTAATGTTGCCGCGGAACGGCGGTCTTAGTTTTATGCGGGCAAAACATGAATTTAAGAAAAAACAGGAGTGGTCAAAAATGGCTTTTCTTAGCGACATTGAGATAGCGCAGCAGGCTAAAATGGAGCCCATCGCAGAAGTTGCGAAAAAGCTCGACATCGACGCGGACGATCTTGAGCTCTACGGCAAGTATAAGGCGAAGGTATCCTTTGACCTTTGGAATAAGGTCAAGGACAACAAGGACGGCAAGCTTATTCTTGTCACGGCTATAACCCCGACTCCTGCGGGGGAGGGCAAGACTACGACGTCGGTCGGACTTGCGCAGGCGCTTGCCAAACTCGGCAAAAAGGTCACTCTGGCGCTCCGCGAGCCCTCTCTCGGCCCGGTATTCGGAGTGAAGGGCGGAGCCGCCGGCGGCGGTTACAGCCAGGTCGTGCCGATGGAGGATATCAACATTCACTTCACGGGCGACTTCCACGCCATCACCTCGGCGAACAACCTTCTCTCCGCGATGGTAGACAACTCTGTCCAGCAGGGCAACCCGCTCAACATCGACCCGCGCAAGATCGTATTCAAGCGCGTTCTTGACATGAACGACCGCGCGCTTCGCAACGTCGTCATCGGCCTCGGCGGCAAGCCAGACGGCGTGCCGCGCCAGGACGGCTTCGACATCACAGTCGCCTCGGAGGTAATGGCCATCCTCTGCCTGTCGACCGGCATAGAAGACCTGAAAGAGCGTCTCGGCAACATCATCGCGGCCTATACCTACGATGACAAACCCGTGACCGCCAAAGAACTGGAAGCCCAGGGCGCGATGGCGATGCTCCTCAAAGACGCCATCAAGCCGAACCTCGTGCAGACCCTTGAGCACGTCCCCGCCTTCATCCACGGCGGCCCCTTCGCGAACATCGCCCACGGCTGCAACAGCATCATGGCGACAAAATACGGCCTGAAACTCGCCGACTACTTCGTCACCGAGGCTGGCTTCGCCGCCGACCTCGGCGCGGAAAAATTCCTCGACATCAAATGCCGTCTCGCGGGGCTCAAGCCGAACGCCGTCGTCATCGTGGCGACCATTCGCGCCCTCAAAATGCACGGAGGCGTGGCGAAAGAGG
The window above is part of the Cloacibacillus evryensis DSM 19522 genome. Proteins encoded here:
- a CDS encoding IclR family transcriptional regulator, whose product is MEMSAIDKAVTLLEILAASKEEMSIRELEKQSNISKSTIHRVLQNLQQRSWVAQNTETERYNIGLRFLFLYNTDSFYRHFLDVARPLMDRLVSATGQTALISVLDKLEGHCIFTKTPPTLLQYAAYPGMRFPIYAGATGKILLAFAPDDIREKVINDNKVQVAPNTIIDEQRLREEVAKIRRDGYAFSTKELQNQTSGVSVPILTANGELIAQFGIAGPAADFENKFESMLEEVQKAAKAFSDALNARTA
- a CDS encoding SIMPL domain-containing protein — translated: MKHSGKLMAALAAAGLMVLFGAGAALCAEQTRDSISVTGYASQESEPDMAVVSLSLTEYGKTAADTRAALASRIDKLNKYIASLRIAAKDVKTSGYELAPNYEMVREKRVQKGYAASAVFTVTVRNMAGLGAVIDGSAEKCSAMINDVSFGLQNREEIERGLLAAAVEDAKGRAAAVASAGGRRLGALISASIGSAGAAPQPRMMKGFAGDAMNAAAAPATQLSPGVIKVAVSMSLVFELANR
- a CDS encoding M20 family metallopeptidase; amino-acid sequence: MSKEIFGKAQSHITERAGEMAAFSDYLAAHPELSEAEYETSRLMTEKLRAAGFEVEYPYLGLPTAFMAKKKNGADKPVVAVMVEYDALPEIGHACGHNLHGTMALYAGMAVGEAMGDVAGELRVIGTPAEETDGAKIRMAGEGVFDDVDFAVMFHSFAGESFADYRSLGIDGFDFAFTGQTSHSAASPWRGRSAQSGMLLFIDALNMLRIHMHDYCRLAAYITEVKGAVNIIPDRAVCRVEARAPRQDIQRELTAAVLECARGAATATRTEVSWENFEGSFAPMLPNLTAEKLAEETMAEYGVICTNGHPATGSTDVGNVSYRCPAIQPEFAITTRNLDLHTREFAAATTSEEGHEALVRGARIIADICLKVFTDEELRKKIKAEFEAAKK
- the ftcD gene encoding glutamate formimidoyltransferase, which produces MDMAGHHGSHPRQGSVDVVPFVPVRSVEKDEALNIARRYGKFLGGLGVPVYYYEDAATKPSRQNLVDIRKGQYEALPEKMRDEEWRQDEGPFAFIPKSGVTVTGVRFPLVAYNVNLRTDDLEIAKAIAKRMRFSTGGLRFCRAIGLALEDRGLVQVSMNLTNFEKTPIPVVYDLVKSLADSYGVGIADAEFVGPLPLAALEEVIRHSLRVRHFDMNQIIETHLLG
- a CDS encoding formate--tetrahydrofolate ligase, whose protein sequence is MAFLSDIEIAQQAKMEPIAEVAKKLDIDADDLELYGKYKAKVSFDLWNKVKDNKDGKLILVTAITPTPAGEGKTTTSVGLAQALAKLGKKVTLALREPSLGPVFGVKGGAAGGGYSQVVPMEDINIHFTGDFHAITSANNLLSAMVDNSVQQGNPLNIDPRKIVFKRVLDMNDRALRNVVIGLGGKPDGVPRQDGFDITVASEVMAILCLSTGIEDLKERLGNIIAAYTYDDKPVTAKELEAQGAMAMLLKDAIKPNLVQTLEHVPAFIHGGPFANIAHGCNSIMATKYGLKLADYFVTEAGFAADLGAEKFLDIKCRLAGLKPNAVVIVATIRALKMHGGVAKEDLGKVNMAALEAGIPNLEKHVENMLSFGLPVVVALNAFPTDTEEELKFIQEKCAKLGVPVVESDIWAKGGEGGIEMAEAVIKACDKENSFHYLYDEKLSPKEKIETIATKIYGADGVVFTDKAEKDLKKIHELGKDGLLICMAKTQASISDDASKKGRPTGFKLTVREVRLSAGAGFIIPITGAIMTMPGLPKRPAACSIDVDAQGKVTGLF